From the genome of Sandaracinaceae bacterium, one region includes:
- a CDS encoding ABC transporter ATP-binding protein, with protein sequence MEEESEARFGLGVLRYTGRAFALVWRTHRGLSVALAALSLVAGVVPAGIAYVGKLIVDGVILAAESGADADRVAVLCFIGVELALVAVLAGAQRGIDVTQNLLRALLGHRVNEMILEKALTLSLRDFEDSEFYDRLTRARREASSRPLSLVKRAFGVVQNAISLVTYAAIIFSFSPWALLVLFFAAVPAFVAETRFSKDAFRLFRWRAPEAREQMYLETVLAREDHAKEVKLFDLGPLLLRRYKAIFERVFAEDRALTFRRGFWGFVLGLLSTAALYGGYAWIALSAVASAITLGDMTMYFLLFKQGQSALSAILTAIGGMYEDNLYLSNLYEFLEHPVEHEDGDMEAGATPGDGLRFEHVSFAYPGAPRPAIDDVSLHLRPGEKVALVGENGAGKTTLIKLLGGLYTPTSGRILLDGTDLLEWSPAALRRRIGVIFQDFVRYQLLFGENIGAGDVEGFEDQERWEKAAAQGMADAVAEELSEGYQTQLGRWFKGGTELSGGQWQKVALARAFMREGADILVLDEPTSAMDAEAEALIFQRFKELTRDKMAILISHRFSTVRMADRIIVLDRGRVLESGSHEALVAEEGRYAHLFALQAEGYR encoded by the coding sequence GTGGAGGAGGAGAGCGAGGCCCGGTTCGGGCTCGGGGTGCTGCGGTACACCGGGCGTGCGTTCGCGCTCGTCTGGCGCACGCACCGCGGGCTGAGCGTCGCGCTCGCCGCGCTGAGCCTCGTGGCTGGCGTCGTGCCGGCCGGGATCGCCTACGTCGGCAAGCTGATCGTCGACGGGGTGATCCTCGCGGCCGAGAGCGGCGCCGACGCCGATCGGGTCGCGGTGCTCTGCTTCATCGGGGTGGAGCTGGCCCTGGTCGCGGTCCTCGCGGGCGCGCAGCGCGGCATCGACGTCACGCAGAATCTGCTCCGCGCGCTGCTCGGGCACCGCGTCAACGAGATGATCCTCGAGAAGGCGCTGACGCTCAGCTTGCGCGACTTCGAGGACAGCGAGTTCTACGACCGGCTCACGCGCGCGCGGCGCGAGGCCTCGAGCCGCCCGCTCTCGCTGGTGAAGCGCGCCTTCGGCGTGGTGCAGAACGCGATCAGCCTCGTGACCTACGCGGCGATCATCTTCAGCTTCTCGCCCTGGGCGTTGCTGGTGCTGTTCTTCGCCGCCGTGCCGGCGTTCGTGGCCGAGACGCGCTTCAGCAAGGACGCCTTCCGCCTCTTCCGATGGCGGGCCCCCGAGGCGCGCGAGCAGATGTACCTCGAGACGGTGCTCGCCCGCGAGGACCACGCCAAGGAGGTGAAGCTCTTCGACCTCGGGCCGCTCCTGCTCCGCCGCTACAAGGCGATCTTCGAGCGCGTCTTCGCCGAGGACCGCGCGCTCACCTTCCGGCGCGGCTTCTGGGGCTTCGTGCTCGGGCTGCTCAGCACCGCCGCGCTCTACGGCGGCTACGCGTGGATCGCGCTCAGCGCGGTGGCGAGCGCGATCACGCTGGGCGACATGACGATGTACTTCCTGCTCTTCAAGCAAGGGCAGAGCGCGTTGAGCGCGATCCTGACCGCCATCGGCGGCATGTACGAAGACAACCTCTACCTGTCGAACCTCTACGAGTTTCTCGAGCACCCCGTCGAGCACGAGGACGGCGACATGGAGGCGGGCGCGACGCCCGGAGACGGCCTCCGGTTCGAGCACGTGAGCTTCGCCTACCCCGGCGCGCCGCGCCCCGCGATCGACGACGTCAGCCTGCACCTCCGCCCGGGCGAGAAGGTCGCGCTCGTGGGCGAGAACGGCGCGGGCAAGACCACGCTCATCAAGCTCCTCGGCGGGCTCTACACGCCGACCTCGGGGCGCATCCTGCTCGACGGAACCGACCTCCTCGAGTGGAGCCCGGCCGCCCTCCGCCGCCGCATCGGCGTCATCTTCCAGGACTTCGTTCGCTACCAGCTGCTCTTCGGCGAGAACATCGGCGCGGGCGACGTCGAGGGCTTCGAGGACCAGGAGCGCTGGGAGAAGGCGGCCGCGCAGGGCATGGCCGACGCCGTCGCCGAGGAGCTCTCCGAGGGCTACCAGACCCAGCTCGGCCGCTGGTTCAAGGGGGGCACGGAGCTGAGCGGAGGCCAGTGGCAGAAGGTCGCGCTCGCCCGCGCCTTCATGCGAGAGGGGGCCGACATCCTCGTGCTCGACGAGCCCACCAGCGCCATGGACGCCGAGGCCGAGGCGCTCATCTTCCAGCGCTTCAAGGAGCTGACGCGCGACAAGATGGCGATCCTCATCTCGCACCGCTTCTCCACCGTGCGAATGGCCGACCGCATCATCGTGCTCGACCGCGGTCGCGTCCTCGAGTCCGGCTCGCACGAGGCGCTCGTCGCAGAGGAGGGCCGCTACGCGCACCTCTTCGCGCTCCAGGCCGAGGGGTACCGCTAG
- a CDS encoding DUF697 domain-containing protein, with amino-acid sequence MQDYLFGPPEDERDRRSRRLTERCGYAAAALTILPIPGSEIIGVMPIHVGMVIGIGEHYGKQLSRESATELLAKIGATVGLSLVGSKIATTAGKILLPGFGGLIAAPFIFAATVALGTVARLYFESDGQISDAEMREVFSQVKSRAKDAFDPSKARSREARSMAEEAAAEEAAPAAPKARASVDDLASRLATLEELHDKGSITQSEFDRRREQILDEV; translated from the coding sequence ATGCAGGACTACCTCTTCGGTCCCCCCGAGGACGAGCGCGATCGACGCTCGCGCCGCCTCACCGAGCGCTGCGGTTACGCGGCCGCCGCGCTGACCATCCTGCCGATCCCGGGCAGCGAGATCATCGGCGTGATGCCCATTCACGTCGGCATGGTGATCGGCATCGGCGAGCACTACGGCAAGCAGCTGAGCCGGGAGTCGGCCACCGAGCTGCTCGCCAAGATCGGCGCGACGGTGGGGCTGTCGCTGGTGGGCAGCAAGATCGCGACGACCGCGGGCAAGATCCTGCTGCCCGGCTTCGGCGGGCTCATCGCGGCGCCCTTCATCTTCGCGGCGACCGTCGCCCTCGGCACGGTGGCGCGCCTCTACTTCGAGAGCGACGGGCAGATCAGCGACGCGGAGATGCGCGAGGTCTTCTCCCAGGTGAAGTCGCGCGCGAAGGACGCCTTCGACCCGAGCAAGGCGCGGAGCCGAGAGGCGCGGAGCATGGCCGAAGAGGCCGCGGCGGAGGAGGCCGCGCCGGCCGCTCCCAAGGCGCGCGCCAGCGTCGACGATCTCGCGTCGCGGCTCGCCACCCTCGAGGAGCTGCACGACAAGGGCAGCATCACGCAGTCCGAGTTCGACCGTCGTCGCGAGCAGATCCTCGACGAGGTCTGA
- a CDS encoding IgGFc-binding protein: MPRLACLLCALFASLLLAGCDPAPMAGCAVDGDCERGERCVDGTCAPGRDAGEVDGGRDADDDAGPERDAGPPRGSGCSADLRDVLDAVGGVLRTCPPDRGCLDGDCVPACEAAAASRGTVGCEFAVPTPPSYPPALPPCHAVFVANLWPSSAQLTVTRGGTSYDVSRFGRLADDARPADEWLPVPADGVPAGEVAVLFLSSDPDAVMPENGVDLSCPVTPAIDAATTIATDVTDAFRIEADVPVRAYDILPYGGARSHFPSAQLLLPANAWGEEYVVIGPPPGTHTTPGPLWFQIAAERDGTTIQVRPSVDLAASGALPAIAAGTTGSVTLDAGQYLQWEVGTRDPSGTVISADAPVAVLAGNRFLRLQPSPAPGGDSAHQQILPVDALASEYVAAPHDTRRADLAPEEIRYRIVGAFDGTTLTFDPPLPGAPSAIGRGETVEVSSPNAFVVRSQDRTHPFAMAQMMTTANVEGGSRPGAVAPGYGPWLGDEEFVVAFPPGQFLDAYVFFTDPAYPTTSLTVVRVAVDGAFQDVEVDCLGPLSGWQPAGTDGRFEVTSVDLIRAGAPVGGCTNGRRAAVSDAPFGLTVWGLDSYSSYAYPAGGNARQLAELPPLL; encoded by the coding sequence ATGCCCCGCCTCGCCTGCCTCCTCTGTGCCCTCTTCGCGTCACTCCTCCTCGCCGGCTGCGACCCCGCCCCGATGGCCGGTTGTGCGGTCGACGGCGACTGCGAGCGGGGAGAGCGGTGCGTCGATGGCACATGCGCGCCGGGTCGGGACGCGGGTGAGGTGGACGGCGGGCGGGACGCGGACGACGACGCGGGGCCCGAGCGCGACGCCGGACCACCGCGCGGCTCCGGATGCAGCGCGGATCTGAGGGATGTGCTGGACGCGGTCGGCGGGGTGCTCCGCACGTGCCCCCCGGACCGCGGGTGCCTCGACGGAGACTGCGTGCCCGCTTGCGAGGCGGCCGCGGCCAGCCGGGGCACGGTCGGCTGCGAGTTCGCGGTCCCGACGCCGCCCTCGTACCCGCCCGCGCTGCCGCCCTGCCACGCGGTCTTCGTCGCGAACCTCTGGCCGTCGAGCGCGCAGCTCACGGTCACGCGTGGCGGGACGTCCTACGACGTCAGCCGGTTCGGTCGGCTGGCCGACGACGCGCGCCCGGCCGACGAGTGGCTGCCCGTCCCGGCGGACGGCGTACCCGCGGGCGAGGTGGCGGTCCTCTTCCTCTCGAGTGACCCGGACGCGGTCATGCCCGAGAACGGCGTGGACTTGAGCTGCCCGGTCACACCGGCCATCGACGCGGCGACGACCATCGCGACCGACGTCACCGACGCCTTCCGCATCGAAGCCGACGTGCCCGTGCGCGCCTACGACATCCTCCCCTACGGCGGGGCGCGCTCGCACTTCCCGAGCGCGCAGCTGCTGCTGCCGGCGAACGCGTGGGGCGAGGAGTACGTGGTCATCGGCCCGCCCCCCGGCACGCACACGACGCCGGGCCCGCTCTGGTTCCAGATCGCCGCGGAGCGCGACGGGACCACGATCCAGGTGCGGCCGAGCGTGGACCTCGCCGCGTCGGGCGCGCTCCCCGCGATCGCGGCAGGCACGACTGGCTCCGTCACGCTCGACGCGGGGCAGTATCTCCAGTGGGAGGTGGGTACCCGCGATCCCTCGGGCACGGTCATCTCCGCGGACGCGCCGGTGGCGGTGCTCGCCGGCAACCGCTTCCTGCGCCTCCAGCCCAGCCCCGCGCCCGGCGGCGACTCGGCGCACCAGCAGATCCTGCCCGTCGACGCGCTCGCCAGCGAGTACGTCGCGGCGCCGCACGACACGCGCCGCGCCGACCTCGCGCCCGAGGAGATCCGCTATCGAATCGTGGGCGCCTTCGATGGCACCACGCTCACCTTCGATCCCCCGCTCCCCGGCGCCCCGAGCGCGATCGGGAGAGGCGAGACCGTCGAAGTGAGCTCCCCGAATGCCTTCGTGGTGCGAAGCCAAGACCGCACGCACCCCTTCGCCATGGCGCAGATGATGACCACCGCGAACGTGGAGGGCGGGAGCCGACCGGGCGCGGTGGCCCCGGGGTACGGCCCCTGGCTCGGAGACGAGGAGTTCGTGGTCGCCTTCCCGCCCGGGCAGTTCCTCGACGCGTACGTCTTCTTCACCGATCCGGCCTACCCCACCACGAGCCTGACGGTGGTGCGCGTCGCGGTGGACGGGGCCTTCCAGGACGTCGAGGTGGACTGCCTCGGGCCGCTGAGCGGCTGGCAGCCGGCGGGGACCGATGGACGCTTCGAGGTGACGAGCGTCGACCTGATCCGCGCTGGAGCGCCGGTCGGAGGGTGCACCAATGGGCGGCGCGCGGCGGTGAGCGACGCGCCGTTCGGGCTCACCGTCTGGGGCCTCGACAGCTACTCCAGTTACGCCTACCCGGCCGGAGGCAACGCGCGTCAGCTCGCGGAGCTGCCGCCGCTCCTCTGA
- a CDS encoding Lrp/AsnC family transcriptional regulator, giving the protein MIRLDDTDRQILEILQRDARTSLAALAEAVGLTATPLRARIERLESDGVIRGYHADVDPTLVGRPVRAFVHVTMKDQGLDHHKRFVREVAELPSVVSLHHIAGEEDFVLEVLFEDMGSVRTFLLEKLGSISSIGRVKTSFVLESPKRRAAVPLAEPPVPPKSSGRTKRKKRGGGS; this is encoded by the coding sequence ATGATTCGGCTGGATGACACCGATCGGCAGATCCTCGAGATCTTGCAGCGCGACGCGCGCACCAGCCTGGCGGCGCTCGCCGAGGCGGTGGGGCTCACGGCCACGCCGCTCCGCGCGCGCATCGAGCGGCTGGAGTCGGACGGGGTGATCCGCGGCTATCACGCGGACGTGGATCCGACCCTGGTCGGCCGGCCGGTGCGCGCCTTCGTGCACGTCACGATGAAGGACCAGGGGCTGGATCATCACAAGCGCTTCGTGCGCGAAGTGGCGGAGCTGCCCTCGGTGGTCTCGCTGCATCACATCGCGGGGGAGGAAGACTTCGTCCTCGAGGTGCTCTTCGAGGACATGGGCTCGGTGCGCACGTTCTTGCTGGAGAAGCTCGGGTCCATCTCGAGCATCGGCAGGGTCAAGACGAGCTTCGTGCTCGAGTCGCCCAAGCGGCGCGCCGCGGTGCCGCTGGCCGAGCCCCCCGTGCCCCCGAAGTCCTCGGGGAGGACCAAGCGCAAGAAGCGTGGAGGTGGATCGTGA
- a CDS encoding FKBP-type peptidyl-prolyl cis-trans isomerase, producing the protein MKVAPDTVVSFEYRLTDDEGVVVDETDGAPAHYLHGHDNILDGLERALEGAELGEERSGILPAKDAFGEASDRAPHRVSRFAFPKDAALTPGTHFFVDEDGAQRDFWVVKVEGDHVLARPEHPLAGQRMRYWARILGVRPSTEREREHGHPL; encoded by the coding sequence TTGAAGGTCGCGCCGGACACCGTCGTCAGCTTCGAGTACCGGCTCACCGACGACGAGGGGGTGGTCGTCGACGAGACGGACGGCGCGCCGGCCCACTACCTCCACGGCCACGACAACATCCTGGACGGGCTGGAGCGCGCGCTCGAGGGCGCGGAGCTGGGGGAGGAGCGCTCGGGCATCCTCCCGGCGAAGGACGCGTTCGGCGAGGCGAGCGACCGCGCGCCGCACCGCGTGAGCCGCTTCGCGTTCCCCAAAGACGCCGCGCTGACCCCCGGGACGCACTTCTTCGTCGACGAGGACGGCGCCCAGCGAGACTTCTGGGTCGTGAAGGTCGAGGGCGACCACGTGCTCGCCCGGCCCGAGCACCCCCTCGCTGGCCAGCGAATGCGCTACTGGGCGCGGATCCTCGGCGTGCGCCCCTCGACCGAGCGAGAGCGCGAGCACGGCCATCCGCTGTAG
- a CDS encoding sodium:calcium antiporter — protein MDTALHLGMMIVGTALAWKGSGFLEKAGDRLARRYHLPAIVQGTLVVAVGSSFPEVTATVASALIHGEMELGVAAVVGSAVFNILVIPGVSALQGERLVYDLKLVYRDAQFYLTSVAVLLLAFSFALIYQPTGAHLTGTLDRWIALVPLALYGLYLFLQHQETRGEGADVASHEEVEGPAWRDWWTLAVGLALVVVGVEMLLRTALWLGDTLGTPSFIWGATVVAAATSLPDAVISVRGARRGDGDLSMGNVLGSNIFDLLVAIPAGVLVAGAAPVDFGVAAPLMGFLTMATIVLFAFMRTKLRLTRGEGVILLLLYAVFVGWLVLETVGVTTFAR, from the coding sequence GTGGACACCGCGCTGCACCTCGGGATGATGATCGTCGGCACCGCGCTCGCCTGGAAGGGCAGCGGGTTCCTCGAGAAGGCCGGCGATCGCCTCGCCCGGCGCTACCACCTGCCCGCCATCGTCCAGGGCACGCTCGTGGTCGCCGTCGGCTCGAGCTTCCCCGAGGTCACCGCCACCGTCGCCTCGGCGCTCATCCACGGCGAGATGGAGCTCGGCGTCGCCGCGGTCGTCGGCTCCGCGGTCTTCAACATCCTGGTGATCCCCGGGGTCAGCGCGCTCCAGGGCGAGCGCCTCGTCTACGACCTCAAGCTCGTCTATCGAGATGCGCAGTTCTACTTGACGAGCGTGGCCGTCCTGCTGCTCGCCTTCAGCTTCGCGCTGATCTACCAGCCGACCGGCGCGCACCTGACGGGCACGCTCGACCGCTGGATCGCGCTCGTGCCGCTCGCGCTCTACGGCCTGTATCTCTTCCTTCAGCACCAGGAGACGCGCGGCGAGGGGGCCGACGTGGCGAGCCACGAGGAGGTCGAGGGCCCGGCGTGGCGCGACTGGTGGACGCTCGCGGTCGGGCTCGCGCTCGTGGTCGTCGGCGTGGAGATGCTGCTCCGGACGGCGCTCTGGCTCGGTGACACGCTCGGCACGCCGAGCTTCATCTGGGGCGCGACGGTGGTGGCCGCCGCGACCAGCCTGCCCGACGCGGTGATCAGCGTGCGCGGCGCGCGGCGGGGGGACGGCGACCTCAGCATGGGCAACGTGCTCGGCAGCAACATCTTCGATCTCCTGGTCGCGATCCCCGCCGGCGTGCTCGTGGCCGGCGCGGCGCCCGTGGACTTCGGGGTCGCGGCGCCGCTGATGGGGTTCTTGACCATGGCGACGATCGTGCTCTTCGCCTTCATGCGCACGAAGCTGAGGCTGACGCGGGGCGAGGGGGTGATCCTGCTGCTGCTCTACGCGGTGTTCGTGGGGTGGCTGGTGCTCGAGACGGTCGGCGTGACGACGTTCGCGCGCTGA
- the bfr gene encoding bacterioferritin, translated as MKGDPDVIELLNEVLTAELTAINQYFIHAKMCEDWGYHRLAKKKRHESIEEMHHADWVISRILLLEGVPNMQRLFPVRVGENAVEQHELDLAVEMEARDRLNRGIELARAKKDNGTADLLEKILQNEEEGIDWLESQLHLVGEIGKEHYLAGQIGHEEG; from the coding sequence ATGAAGGGCGATCCCGACGTCATCGAGCTGCTCAACGAGGTCCTCACGGCCGAGCTGACGGCGATCAACCAGTACTTCATCCACGCCAAGATGTGCGAGGACTGGGGCTATCATCGCCTCGCGAAGAAGAAGCGGCACGAGTCCATCGAGGAGATGCACCACGCCGACTGGGTGATCTCGCGCATCCTCCTGCTCGAGGGCGTGCCGAACATGCAGCGCCTCTTCCCGGTGCGCGTCGGCGAGAACGCCGTCGAGCAGCACGAGCTGGATCTCGCCGTCGAGATGGAGGCGCGCGACCGCCTCAACCGCGGCATCGAGCTGGCCCGGGCCAAGAAGGACAACGGCACCGCGGACCTGCTCGAGAAGATCCTCCAGAACGAGGAGGAGGGCATCGACTGGCTCGAGTCCCAGCTCCACCTGGTCGGGGAGATCGGCAAGGAGCACTACCTCGCCGGGCAGATCGGGCACGAAGAGGGCTGA
- a CDS encoding MarC family protein — protein MSVAAFGALCVSSLFTVIDPLGVAPIFASMTARVDARARRRTALKAVLTALCVLAVFAMSGSALLRLFGVTIEAFQIAGGILFALLGLAMLNGSTARPAASDDEGDAHEDPSVVPLGVPLIGGPGAMTTVMVLTGQAETPAHVGMLAGAVLVVLGLTWAVLAMAPALFARLGRQGVALTTKIMGLVVLVIGVQFVINGVVPVARAIIAP, from the coding sequence GTGAGCGTCGCCGCGTTCGGAGCTCTCTGTGTCTCGTCGCTCTTCACGGTGATCGACCCGCTCGGCGTCGCGCCGATCTTCGCGTCGATGACGGCCCGGGTCGACGCGCGCGCGCGCCGGCGCACGGCGCTGAAGGCGGTGCTGACCGCGCTCTGCGTCCTGGCCGTCTTCGCGATGAGCGGCTCGGCGCTCCTGCGCCTCTTCGGCGTGACCATCGAGGCGTTCCAGATCGCCGGCGGCATCCTCTTCGCGTTGCTCGGGCTCGCGATGCTGAACGGCTCGACCGCGCGCCCCGCCGCCAGCGACGACGAGGGCGACGCGCACGAAGACCCGAGCGTGGTGCCCCTCGGCGTGCCGCTCATCGGCGGCCCGGGCGCGATGACCACCGTGATGGTGCTGACCGGCCAGGCGGAGACGCCCGCGCACGTCGGCATGCTCGCCGGCGCGGTGCTGGTCGTGCTCGGCCTGACCTGGGCCGTGCTCGCGATGGCCCCCGCGCTCTTCGCGCGGCTCGGGCGCCAGGGCGTCGCGCTGACCACGAAGATCATGGGTCTGGTCGTCCTCGTGATCGGCGTGCAGTTCGTGATCAACGGCGTCGTCCCGGTGGCGCGCGCCATCATCGCGCCCTGA
- a CDS encoding (2Fe-2S)-binding protein → MLVCHCHRVNDRIIREAAEAGARSCDDVGAACGAGTGCGGCRPAIEGVLTSVRASEGGASLPLIRAPEPGV, encoded by the coding sequence GTGCTGGTCTGTCATTGCCATCGGGTCAACGATCGAATCATCCGCGAAGCGGCCGAAGCCGGCGCGCGCAGCTGCGACGATGTCGGCGCGGCGTGTGGCGCGGGGACCGGATGCGGCGGCTGCCGCCCCGCGATCGAGGGTGTGCTGACGAGCGTGCGTGCCTCCGAAGGCGGCGCCTCGCTCCCGCTCATCCGCGCGCCCGAGCCCGGCGTCTGA
- a CDS encoding rhamnogalacturonan acetylesterase, giving the protein MRPTPYHVMLGRWAAPLCAALLLAGACEGPAEVVADASFDAAPELDASETESDAGLDVDASSNLDAGNETCEAAVTDRGWTHCGDEAGRCALIFEDSTGCTAACAALGLHCAESHDDDVDACGPLAAGAALGCRETGHISDYCVCSAEPPPSCGPTPAVSVHLIGDSTVASGSGWGDFLEAELAGATVNNAARSGTSSKSFYDGGRFDAVRSALAPGDYVLIQFGHNDSKPEAYRRTEPGAAPDYDGTYREYLERYIDETRAAGATPILVTSVSRMVFGSDGRARRTHGDYPAAMRAVANDHGVTLLDLEAHSFEVFDMLGEAETVRLYAEEPDRTHFPPDKAFRVTEMVTTLLAASTSPLRCYLSE; this is encoded by the coding sequence ATGAGACCCACGCCGTACCACGTGATGCTCGGTCGATGGGCGGCACCGCTCTGCGCCGCCCTGCTGCTCGCGGGGGCGTGCGAAGGACCCGCCGAGGTGGTCGCGGACGCCTCCTTCGACGCGGCCCCCGAGCTGGATGCCAGCGAGACCGAGTCCGACGCCGGGCTCGACGTCGACGCGTCCTCGAATCTCGACGCGGGCAATGAGACGTGCGAAGCGGCGGTGACGGATCGCGGCTGGACCCACTGCGGGGACGAGGCCGGACGCTGCGCGCTGATCTTCGAGGACTCCACCGGCTGCACCGCAGCCTGCGCCGCCCTCGGCCTGCACTGCGCCGAGAGTCATGACGACGACGTGGACGCCTGCGGCCCGCTCGCCGCGGGCGCGGCGCTGGGCTGTCGCGAGACGGGACACATCTCGGACTACTGCGTCTGCAGCGCGGAGCCGCCCCCATCCTGCGGCCCCACGCCCGCGGTGAGCGTCCACCTCATCGGCGACTCCACCGTCGCGAGCGGCTCCGGCTGGGGAGACTTCCTCGAGGCGGAGCTCGCGGGCGCCACGGTGAACAACGCCGCGCGCTCCGGAACGAGCAGCAAGTCGTTCTACGACGGAGGCCGCTTCGACGCGGTGCGCTCCGCGCTCGCGCCCGGCGACTACGTGCTCATCCAGTTCGGGCACAACGACTCCAAGCCCGAGGCCTACCGCCGCACCGAGCCGGGGGCCGCGCCCGACTACGACGGGACCTACCGCGAGTACCTCGAGCGCTACATCGACGAGACGCGCGCGGCGGGGGCGACGCCGATCCTGGTGACCTCGGTCAGCCGCATGGTCTTCGGCAGCGACGGCCGCGCGCGCCGCACCCACGGCGACTACCCGGCCGCGATGCGCGCCGTCGCGAACGACCACGGCGTGACCCTCCTCGACCTCGAGGCGCACAGCTTCGAGGTGTTCGACATGCTCGGCGAGGCCGAGACCGTGCGCCTCTACGCCGAGGAACCCGACCGCACCCACTTCCCGCCCGACAAGGCGTTCCGCGTGACGGAGATGGTCACCACGCTCCTCGCCGCGTCGACCTCGCCGCTCCGCTGCTACCTCTCCGAGTAG
- a CDS encoding 6-carboxytetrahydropterin synthase — translation MYRITKGIHAHFAHHVRGHRGACISLHGHTWKLEVTVAAETLDDESFVVDFSVMKREVLQPAHLLLDHSLAIGEATWAETKDSLATLGNILVDSRQHTMGSRGELQPHLQGELAGARNELPGDIKIAVFPFAPTSETLARWLYELAEERLADDRVSIVNARIYEALHPVETWAEYAPR, via the coding sequence ATGTATCGGATCACCAAGGGGATCCACGCGCACTTCGCGCACCACGTCCGGGGCCACCGCGGCGCCTGCATCTCGCTGCACGGTCACACGTGGAAGCTCGAGGTGACGGTCGCGGCGGAGACGCTCGACGACGAGAGCTTCGTCGTGGACTTCTCGGTGATGAAGCGCGAGGTCCTCCAGCCCGCGCACCTGCTGCTCGACCATTCGCTCGCGATCGGCGAGGCGACCTGGGCCGAGACCAAGGACAGCCTGGCGACGCTGGGCAACATCCTCGTCGACTCGCGGCAGCACACCATGGGCAGCCGGGGCGAGCTCCAGCCACACCTCCAGGGCGAGCTCGCGGGCGCCCGCAACGAGCTGCCCGGGGACATCAAGATCGCCGTCTTCCCCTTCGCGCCCACCAGCGAGACCCTCGCCCGCTGGCTCTACGAGCTCGCGGAGGAGCGCCTCGCCGACGACCGCGTCTCGATCGTCAACGCGCGCATCTACGAGGCGCTCCACCCCGTGGAGACCTGGGCCGAGTACGCACCGCGCTGA
- a CDS encoding DUF2237 domain-containing protein, whose translation MSESRNVLGGPLSSCSERPKTGWFRTGCCETDASDLGRHVVCALMTEEFLAFSKARGNDLTRPGPGFRGLRPGDRWCLCAARWLEAFEADAAPPVVLEATEESALELIALEALEHHAVPAMQPAEA comes from the coding sequence ATGAGCGAGTCACGCAATGTTCTGGGAGGGCCGCTCTCCAGCTGCAGCGAGCGCCCGAAGACCGGCTGGTTCCGCACGGGCTGCTGCGAGACCGACGCGAGCGATCTCGGCCGCCACGTGGTCTGCGCCCTGATGACCGAGGAGTTCCTCGCCTTCAGCAAGGCGCGCGGCAACGATCTGACGCGGCCGGGGCCCGGCTTCAGGGGCCTGAGGCCGGGCGACCGGTGGTGTCTCTGCGCGGCCCGCTGGCTGGAGGCGTTCGAGGCCGACGCCGCGCCGCCCGTCGTGCTCGAGGCGACCGAGGAGAGCGCGCTCGAGCTGATCGCGCTCGAGGCGCTCGAGCATCACGCGGTGCCCGCCATGCAGCCGGCCGAGGCCTGA